From Triticum dicoccoides isolate Atlit2015 ecotype Zavitan unplaced genomic scaffold, WEW_v2.0 scaffold183731, whole genome shotgun sequence:
GTCGTGGTTGTCGACATAGTGGAGGTTATCACCGGTCGCGTTATAGATGAGGCAGTGCGTACCCGTTTTGGAAAATGGTACAATATGGGCCAATGTCCTAAAAGCCAAGATCTCCTTATTTTCCTCGTGCACTAGGTTCAAGGCCTCTCGTGCTCGGTCTACCTGCGTCTTAGGTTTGCCCGTGTACCTTACCATTTTATCCAACTTGTTGTCGTCCACCACTTCACCGATAGTATAATAACTAGGGGTCCATATCGCCCCTGTATATGCTAGCGAAAAACAAATGGACCCTATCACCGGCCTCTTGTGCCGATCAGGGTCCACACATTGTAAAGCTAGCATAATGCATGTCCTGACTTGCTGGCAGATGGACTCCAACGCACCCATTGGTGTTGCCTGTAGCCTATTCCTCCATTTTCCAACTAGCTGTTAATTTGGACATAAATGACACGTAGTGTAAATCAGTTGACAAAAATGTATCATTTGTGGAAGATATACAACTGATATATGTTATGACAACTAATATATTTTTTCTTACAAGCTCAATGAATTTTTCGCTTGGGGATATGTCACAACTTTGCGAGTAGCCCTTAGGTCCTGCCATTATCTGTAGAATCATAACACCCAAGCTGAATATGTCCACCTTATTCGAAATTAGACAATGGTCTATATATTCTCGTGGTAAGTACCCCCTGCATGCATGGCACGTCAAATATATTACTAACGCCATGCGTCTAATGCAAACATAATTATACTTGATTAACAAAAAATCAGTTGACATGGAGAATTGAACTCACAATGTTCCTTTCCAATATTTAGTTTCCCATGTTCGTTTTTCTCCCACTAGTCTCGAGATTCCGAAATCAGAAATTCTAGGCATCATGTCATCATCTAGCAGTACATTCGCTGGCTTTAAATCCATATGAAAAACAGGAGGTTTCAGTTCCTCGTGAAGGTAGTGCAAACCCTTGCAAATCCCGTTAATTATTGCATAACGTGTGGGCCAATCATGTCCACTAGATACAACTGTAGCAACAAACAAATAGCTTCCTTAAAACCAATATCAtactaatactccctccattccaaaatgcacTTCTCATTTTTGTCCTAAGTTAAAATTTCTcaggtt
This genomic window contains:
- the LOC119344745 gene encoding probable serine/threonine-protein kinase At1g01540, producing the protein MVPAYSIHRALCLEYMENGSLEKCISVVSSGHDWPTRYAIINGICKGLHYLHEELKPPVFHMDLKPANVLLDDDMMPRISDFGISRLVGEKRTWETKYWKGTLGYLPREYIDHCLISNKVDIFSLGVMILQIMAGPKGYSQSCDISPSEKFIELLVGKWRNRLQATPMGALESICQQVRTCIMLALQCVDPDRHKRPVIGSICFSLAYTGAIWTPSYYTIGEVVDDNKLDKMVRYTGKPKTQVDRAREALNLVHEENKEILAFRTLAHIVPFSKTGTHCLIYNATGDNLHYVDN